ATGATTTGGATAGGTCATAAATCCTGAAGAACAGACGATCAAATTGATTGAACCTGATTGTTGTTTTGCCTTCAACTCAAGAAATAGTTCAAAATTACGTAAAGCATAGCGCTCATAGCCTTTTGTTGTAATGTACTGTGCGATATCTCCTTCTAACGTCATAAAATATTCATCTAGATCATAACAAGTACACTTTAATTGTGATGCTAATAATTTTGCAGTTGTTGTTTTTCCTGCCCCGCCTGGGCCAATGAAATAGATCAGCAATTTGTTTACCTTATTTTCTGAGCCTATAAAAAAAGCCCTCAAATATTGAGGGCTTTTTTATAAATCTACAAATTATTTTGCAGCATCGCCCCAAGCTGGAACAACTGCTTGCATCAACGGCTTTAACATCTTAAGTGAGCTCGCAATAACCTGACCATTATCAAATGATTCATTACCACCGCGTGCATCAACAACCACACCACCCGCTTCTTTCACAATTAACTCACCCGCAGCGATATCCCACGGTTTTAAACCCAATTCAAAGAAACCATCAAAACGACCCGCAGCAACATAAGCCAAGTCAAGTGCCGCTGAACCACCACGACGGATTTGTGCGCCTGATTTAGTCACTGCCAATAATGAAGCGAAATGCTGTTCAGCATAAGAAACGATCTCACCATTACGCTTTGCACGGTATGGATGACCGACTGCAAGGAAGGTATTTTCCAAGCTATCTTTTACATTGACACGAATACGACGTTGGTTCATGACTGCACCGCGACCACGGCTAGCAGAGAACAATTCATCACGAACTGGATCATAGATCACGCCGTGTTGC
This genomic stretch from Acinetobacter sp. C32I harbors:
- a CDS encoding inositol monophosphatase family protein; the protein is MEPMVVMAARAAQTVGQELLKAHQNRHKLDLQVEEKGIDGPVTRVDRYLEQLTIDTLRKSYKNHSFLGEEFGMQEGKGHDADWCWVIDPLDGTQNFINGFPHFCISIAVQHKGVTQHGVIYDPVRDELFSASRGRGAVMNQRRIRVNVKDSLENTFLAVGHPYRAKRNGEIVSYAEQHFASLLAVTKSGAQIRRGGSAALDLAYVAAGRFDGFFELGLKPWDIAAGELIVKEAGGVVVDARGGNESFDNGQVIASSLKMLKPLMQAVVPAWGDAAK